CCCGACGACGAGGCGTGGCTGGTGTCCCGTGCCGCCGACGCCGTGCGCTCGCCGGTCGAGCGCGGCCGGCTGGTCGTGGTGGGCGGCAGCTGCGGCGGTGCCGGCGCCAGCACGCTGGCCGCCGCGCTGGCCGTCACCGCGGCTGAGGACACCGAGGGCGTGCTGCTGGTCGACGCCGACGTGTGGGGCGGCGGGTTGGACCTGCTGCTGGGAGGCGAGGACGCCGAGGGGCTGCGGTGGCCCGCGCTGACCGGGGTGCGTGGCCGGGTGGCCGGCGACGCGCTGCTCGCCGCCCTGCCCGAGGTCGGCGGGGTGCACGTGCTGGCCGCCTCCCGGGAGGACCCCGCGCCGCTGCCGGCCGAGGCGCTGACCGCCGTCGTCGACGCCGCCCGTGCCTGCGGATGGCCGGTGGTGGTCGACCTGCCCCGCCCCGGCCCGCGGGGTGACGGGCTGGCCGAGGCCGTGCTCGCCGAGGCCGACCTCGCCGTGCTGGTCGTCCCCGCGCGGCTGCGCGCGGCGTCCGCTGCCCGGCTGCTGGTGTCCGGTCCACCCGCCGGCCCGGCGCCCTGGTCGGCGGCCCACCTGATCGCGCGTCCGGTCCCCGGCGGCCTGTCGGGACAGGAGGTGGCGACCGTGGTCGGCCGCCCGGTGGCCGCGGAGCTGGGCCACGACCGCGGCGCCCTGCCGCGCGGGGAGCGGGGTGAGCCGCCGTCCGTGGCCCCGCGCAGTCCCCTCGGTGCCCTCACCCGCCGGCTGCTGGGCGAGCTCGACCGGTCCCGGTGGGCGGCGTGAGCGCGCTGCCGCTGGTCGAGCGGGTCCGCGCCCGCCTGGCCCTCGAGCCCGGACCGCCCAGCCGGGCGGCCGTCGCCGCGCTGGTGCGGGAGGAGGCCGGCCTGCTCGGGGACGCCGACGTCCTCGACGCGGTCCGGGACGCGGTCCACGAGCTGGCCGGCGCCGGACCGCTGGAGCCCCTGCTGCGCGAGCCCGCGGTCACCGACGTCCTTGTCAACGGCCCCGCCGAGGTGTGGGTGGACCGCGGCGCCGGCCTCGAGCGGGCCGGGGTGCGCTTCCCCGACGAGGACGCCGTCCGCCGGCTGGCCGTGCGGCTGGCGGCCAGCGCCGGACGCCGACTCGACGACGCCGCGCCGTGGGTGGACGCCGGCCTGCCCGACGGCACGCGGCTGCACGCGGTCCTCCCGCCGGTCTCGGGCGCCGGCACCTGCCTGTCGCTGCGGGTGCTGCGCCGCTGCTCGCTGGGGCTGGCGGAGCTCGCCGCGCACGGGACGCTGCCCGGTGCGTCGGAGGGGCTGCTGCGGGCGGTGCTGCACGCGCGGCTGGCCTTCCTCGTCACCGGGGGCACCGGGTCGGGCAAGACCACCCTGCTGTCCGCGCTGCTCGGCGAGGTGCCCGACGGCGAGCGCATCGTGCTGTGCGAGGACGCCGCGGAGCTGACGCCGGCCCACCCGCACGTCGTCCGGCTGCTCACCCGCCCGCCCAACGTCGAGGGCGTCGGCCGGGTGACGCTGCGCGACCTGGTGCGCCAGGCGCTGCGGATGCGGCCGGACCGGCTGGTGGTCGGTGAGGTCCGCGGCGCCGAGGTGACCGACCTGCTCGCCGCACTGAACACCGGGCACGACGGCGGCTGCGGCACCCTGCACGCCAACCGGCCGGGAGAGGTGCCGGCACGGCTGGAGGCACTCGGGGTCGCCGCGGGCCTCGACCGCCGGGCCGTGCACAGCCAGGCGGCGGCCGCGCTCGCCGTCGTCGTCCACCTGCGCCGCACCCCGGCGGGTCGGCGGGTCGACGAGATCGGCGTGGTCCGCCGCGACGGTGACCTGGTGACCGTCGAACCGGGCTGGCGGGCCGACGGCGGCCCGTGCCCGGGGGAGCCGCGGCTGGCCGCGCTGCTCGACGGGACGGCGGCGTGACCGGGGCGCTGGTGCTGGTCGCGGCGGCGGTGCTGCTCTGGCCCGGCCGGTCGGTGCACCGGCGCCGGCGGTTGCGCCGGCTGACCCGCGCGGGATCGGCGCGCACCCGGTGGGCGGCCACGGTGCCGCCGCCGGCCTGGCCCGGACTCGCCGCGGCGCTGGCCGGCGCCGGGGGAGCGCTGCTGAGCACCCCGCTGGTCGCCGTGCTGGCCGGGGTGCTGGCCGCCGGCGCCGTGCGCGCCGCCGTCCGGCAGCGCGGTCAGCGCCGCGACGACGAGCGGCTCGACGCCCTCGCCGATGCGCTCGCCGCGCTCGGTGCCGAGCTGCGCAGCGGCCGCCCGCTGGAGGCCGCGACGGGGTCCGCCGTCGCCGTGTGCGCCGACGCCGAGTCCGGTGCGGCGCTCGCCCGGGCGCTCCGTGCCCCGGGCGCGGGTCCGCTGGAGGCCCGGTCGGACCTCGACCGCGCGCTCGACCGGGTCGCCGCGGCGGTGCTGCTCAGCGCCCGCACCGGCTGCTCGCTGGCCGCGGTCACCGGCGCGGTCGAGGACGACCTGCGCGCCCGCCGGCGGCAGCGGCTGGAGCTGTGCTCGGCGACCGCCGGTCCGCGCGCCAGTGCCGCGCTGCTGGCCGGGCTGCCGCTGCTGGCGCTGGCGATGGGCAGCGGCATCGGCGCCGCCCCGTGGGCGGTCCTCACCACGACCGCGGCCGGGCAGGTGCTGCTCGTCCTCGGCGTCGCCCTGGAGGCGGCCGGGCTGGCGTGGTCGGCGCGGCTGGTCCGGCGGGCCCTGCGGTGAGCGGGACGCCGTGACGACCGCCCTGGCGGCGCTGCTGCTCGCCGCCGCGCTGTGCGCCTGGCCGCCGTCCACCGCGCGGCTGGCCGCCCGTGTGCGGGCCGTGGCCCGGTCGCCCGGCCCGTCGCCCGTCGCCTCCCCTCCGGTCGCCGGGACGCCGCCCGGCGGCAGCCGGCGCCTCCTGCTCCCGGTGGCCGCCGGCCTCGCCACGGCCCTGCTGCTCGGTGGCGCGGCCGGCGCCGTGAGCGGGCTGGTCGCCGCCGTGGTGGCCGACCGGCTGCTGCAGCGCGCGTCGGGCCGGGACGACGGTGGCGAGCAGGTGACGGCGGAGCTGCCGGTGGCCTGCGACCTGCTGGCCGTCTGCCTGGGCGCGGGCCTGCCGGTCGGCAGCGCGCTGGCCGCCGTCGCGCCGGCCCTCCCGGGTCCGCTGGGCGAGGCGCTCGCGACCGTCGCGGGCCGGCTGCGGCTGGGCGCGGCTCCGCACGTGGCCTGGAGTGCCACGCCGGCCGAGCTGGCCGGGCTGAGCCGGGTGCTGGTGCGGGCGGGGGAGTCCGGAGCCGCGGCGGTGCCCGCGCTGCACACCCTCGCCGGCGAGGCGCGCACCGCGGCCCGCAGCCGCACCGAGGCCGGGGTGCGCCGCGCGGGCGTCTGGGTGCTCGCCCCGCTCGGGCTGTGCTTCCTGCCCGCCTTCGTCTGCCTGGGCATCGCGCCGCTGGTCATCGGCATCGCCGGCCAGGTGTTCGGGTGAGCGGTGTCCGGGTGGGCGGTGTCCACAGGCCGGCCGGTTCCCCACAGGTCCGGCCGGGACCTGGAGACGCCCACCGGGCGCCGCGAGGGTCGGTGCGTGCCCCGCAGACCGGGGCCGGACCCCGAGGAGGACACGTGACCGCCCACCAGCCGCCCGCCCCCCAGGCCGCCGCCCGGCAGCCCGACCCCGAGCAGCCCGACCCCGAGCAGCCCGACCCCGAGCAGCCCGACCCCGACGGCGCCGCGTCCTCGGCGACGCCGCCCCGCCGCGGACGGCTCGCCGGTCGCTGGGACCGGGTCGCCGCCACCGCCGAGGCCGGCATGAGCACCGCCGAGTACGCCGTCGGCACGGTCGCCGCCTGCGCCTTCGCCGCGGTGCTCTACCGCGTGGTGACCGGCGGCTCGATCGTCAGCGCACTCGGCGACCTGGTCGAGTCCGCGCTCGGCGTCCTGTCCTGACCGTGCGACGGCCGCGACAGCCGCCCCGGGTGCGGCGGCCGCGACGGCCGCCCCGGGTGCGGCGGCTGCGGCGGGGCGGCGTCCCGCACGACCGCCGGGAGGCGGGGATGGTGACCGCCGAGACCGCCGTCGTCCTGCCCGTGCTGCTGCTGGTGCTGGCCGCGGTCGTCGCGGCCGTCGTCGTGGTCGGTGCGCAGCTGCGCTGCGTGGACGCGGCCCGTGAGGGCGCCCGGGCCGCCGCCCGCGGCGAGGACCTCGCCGTCGTCCGTGCCGTCACCGCCTCCGCCGCCCCCGACGGGGCGCTGACCACGGTGTCCGTCGAGGGAGCCGAGGTGCGGGTGACGGTCAGCGCCGAGGTCGCTCCGCTGGGCGCGGTGCACCTGGGCGTCGGCGTGGCCGCGACCGCGGTCGCCCGGCTGGAGCCCGGCGTCGCCACCGGGGGTGCCGGGTGACGGCCGGGGGGAGGGAGCGCGGGTCCGCGACCGTGTGGGCCGTGGCGCTGGCCGGGGTCCTCGCCGCCGTCGGCCTGGCCGCGGTGCTGGTCGGTGCCGCGGTCGTGGCCCGCCACCGGGCCGGCTCCGCGGCCGACCTGGCCGCCCTGGCCGCCGCGTCCCGGGCGGTGGTGGGCGACCCGGCCGCCTGCGCCACCGCCGGCGAGGTGGCGCAGGCCAACGGCGCCGCCCTCACCACCTGCGCCGTGGGGGACGGCGCCGTCGTCGACGTGACCGTCGAGGTGGGCGTCCGGCTGGGGCCGCTGGGCACCCGCCGGGCGACGGGGACCGCCCGCGCCGGCCCGGTGCAGCCGTGACCGCGGCTACCCGGCCGCCCCGGGAGCGGGCGAGAGGTGCTCGTGGACGGCCAGCCACCGCCCGGACGGGTCCCGGCAGAAGACGATCGTCTCCCGCTCCCACAGCTCCTCCCGCCCCGCCCGGGTGGCCACGGTCGTGCGCACCGCGTGCGTCAGCACGGCCGTGTCCCCGAGCACCTGGACGCGCGTGCCGGAGGTCCGGCAGCCCAGCACCCGGAAGTCGTCCTCCCGCACCCAGGAGTCCCACTCACTCCGGTACTCCTCGCGGGAGGTCAGCAGCCGGTCGGTGCCGTGGAAGAGGAACGTGGCGTCCTCGCGGAAGCAGGCGAGGTACTCCTCCAGGTCGTTGCGTCCGAACGCCGCTACGAGAGCGGCGGCCGCCTCGCGCACCTCGCCGGCGACGTCGGTGCGCTCGCTCACCGGTCGACCGGCTCCCCGGCGACCGGATGCCCGGCGACCGGATGCCCGGCGACCGGATGCCCGGCGACCGGCTGCCCGGCGACCGGCTGCGGGCGGCGCCCGGCGCGGTGCACCGAGGCGCGCGGGTCGTCGGTCACCGGCACCACCTCGGCCTCCTTCGCCGGGACCAGCCGCGGGCCGGCCGGTCCGAAGACGTACCGGGGCTCGGGGAAGGCGAACAGCAGGGCCAGGTAGACGACCGCCGCGAGACCCAGGGACATGGGCAGGCTGATGTCCACCCCGCCGGCCGCGTCGGTGAAGGGGCCCACGATGAGCGGCGGGTAGTTGGCGAACAGCAGCCCCACGACCGCCGCGGGGACCCAGGCGGCCATCCCGCGCCAGTTCACCCCGCTGCTGAACCAGTAGCGCCCGCCGACCCGGCCCTGGTTGAAGACCTGCACGTCCTCGGGCGAGTAGTACCCGCGGCGCACCCAGTAGCCGATCATCATGATGATCATCCAGGGCGTCGTGCAGATGACGATCGCGCCGATGAAGGCGTTGACGCTGGCCAGCAGGTCGAACACCAGCCGGCCCACCAGGATGAACGCGAACGCCAGCGCCCCGATGACCAGCGACGCCTGCACCCGGTTGAGGCGGGGGAAGACCGAGGAGAAGTCCAGGCCCGTGCCGTACAGGGAGGTCACGCCGGTCGACATGCCGCCGAGGAACGCCACGACCATGAGCAGGACGGCGTACCAGAGCGGCGAGACCTGGATCAGCGCGAAGACGTAGTCGGCCTCACCGGCGACGAGGGTCGCCGTCCCGACGCCGAAGAGGAACGGCACCAGCGTGGCCAGCTGGCCGAGGAACGTCGCCCCCATCAGCCGCGACGGGCGGGTGCCGGCCGGGACGTAGCGCGACCAGTCGCCGAGGAAGGCCCCGAAGCTGACCGGGTTGCCCATGACGATCAGCGCGGACAGCACGAACGTCGGCCAGAACCCGCCGAGCGCGTAGGCCTCCGGGCCGGGGTCGTAGCCGAAGTCGAACAAGGTGGCGTAGGCGACCAGCCCGAGCAGCATCAGCGACGTGTTGGCCAGCACCACGACCTTGTTGACCAGCAGCATCAGCTGGTAGCCGTAGATGACGACCACGATCACCAGGGCGCCGAGGACGGCGTAGATCACCCCGCGGAGCAGGTCGGAGTCGCCGGTCCCGAAGAGCCGGGTGGCGGCGCCGACGAGGGCGTCCCCGCTGACCCACACCGAGATCGAGTAGAACGAGATCGCCGTCAGCAGGGAGAGGAACGACCCCAGCACGCGGCCGCGGACGCCGAAGTGCGCGCCCGAGGACACCGCGTTGTTCGTGCCGGTCCGCGGGCCGAACAGGCCCATGGGCATGAGGATCAGCGCCCCGACGACCACGCCGACGACGGTCGCGGCCACGGCCTGCACCAGGTCCAGGCCCAGCAGCACCGGGAAGGTGCCGAGGATGACCGTGGCGAAGGTGTTGGCCCCGCCGAACTGGATCCGGAACAGGTCGAAGGGACCCGACGTCCGCTCCGCGTCCGGGATCGTGTCGATCCCGTGCTGCTCCACCTCGGTCACCCGTGGCCGCCGCTGCTCGGCGACCTCTGCTCCGCTCACGTGCACCTCCCGCTGTGGCGGTGGACGGGCCACCGCGGTGCGCAGAGGGTAGAGCCGGGTTGCCTGATGGGCAACGATCGTTTCACAGAGGTGACCCGGCATGCTGAGATGCCGAGGACGGACGCCGACGAGGGGTGCCGTGGCGGGCGGGGTACGGCGGCCCACGAGGCCCCGCCGCCGCGCACCTGGCTGGGCCCCTCGACGACCCGTGAGGTCCTGTGGTCCTCACCCCCGCCCGTGACCGCCGACCCCGAGGAGCCCCGGTGACCGGTCCTGCCCCGTCCGTCCGCGAGGTGGTCGACCTCTCGCACCCGCTGGACGACGACACCCCCGTCTACCCGGGCGACCCGGTGGCCCGCTTCAGCCCCGCGGCCACCGTCGCGGCCGACGGCTACAACGTCCTGCACGTGCGGATGGGCTCGCAGACCGGCACGCACGTCGACGCGCCGTACCACTTCCTCGAGGACGGCGCCCGCGTCGACGAGCTCCCGCTCGAGCACTTCCTCGGCCCGGCCGTCGTCGCCGACGTCCGCGGCAAGCCGCCGCACGGCCGGATCGAGTGGGCGGACCTGGCGCCGTGCGCGTCCCTGCTCGGCCCCGGGCGCATCCTGCTGCTGCGCACCGGGTGGGACGAGCACTGGGGGACCGACGCCTACTTCGACCACCCGTACCTGACCGGGGACGCCGCCGCCCGCGTGGTGGCCGCCGGCGTCCGCACCGTCGGGCTCGACGCGCTCAGCCTCGACGAGACCGTGGTCGGGGGCGCACCCGCCGACGGGTTCGCCGCCCACCTCGAGGTGCTCGGCGCCGGCGGAGTGATCGTCGAGAACCTGCGGGGCCTGGGGGCGGTGCCGGCCGAGGACGCGGTGGTCAGCGTGCTGCCGCTGCGGCTGGCCGGGGCCGACGGGGCCCCGGTGCGGGCGGTGGCGTTCCGGCTCGGCCGCTGAGCACCCTCAGGGCCGCAGCGGCCCGCCCCGGCCCAGGGTGAGCAGCTGCCCGACGACCGACCCGGCCGCGTCGCCGCACAGGTAGGACACCGCGGCGGCCACCACCGCGGGGGACGGCGGCGCGGCGGGGTCGGCGACGACCTCGTTGACCGTGACGGCGTCCGGGCCGAGGTCGCGGGCGAGGGTCTTGGTCAGCGCCACCAGCGCCCCCTGCACCGCCGCGTCGGCCGTGGCCTGCGGGCGGTCGACCGTCGTCCACCCGCTGCCGAGGAACACCAGCCGCCCGGCGCCGGACCGGCGCAGCGCCGGCGCGGCCGCCCGGGCGAGCCGGAAGGCGGGCGTCAGGCAGGCCGTCACCCCCGCGTACCAGCGCGCGGGGTCGGCGCCGGGGAACGGCCCTGGTGAGGGCCGTCCGACGGCGCAGACGAGGGCGTGCAGCACGCCGTCCCCGGCGGCCCCGGCGACGGCGCCGTCCGGGTCGGCCGCGGGACCCACCGCGGTGACGCGCAGGCCGTCGGCGGTCAGCCGCGCCACGACGGCCTCGGCCACCGCGGCGTCGTCGCACCGGACGAGTGCCGTGCGGGCGGCCATCAGATGGTCGCCCCGGCGTTCGGGGAGAGGACCTGGCCGCAGAGCGCCGTCCCCGCCTCGAGCAGGAACAGCGCGGCCGCGGCGATCTCGTCGGGACGGACCAGCCGCTGGACCGGCAGCGTGCCCAGGAAGTCGGCCGACCGCCAGGGCGAGGTGTCCTCGAGCATGGGCGTGTCCGCGGCACCGGGCGCGACGGTGTTGACGGCGACGCCGGTGCCGCCGACCTCGGTGGCCAGCGCCCGGGTGAACCCGACGATCGCGCCCTTGCTCGCGGCGTAGTGGGCGTCGCCCTGGCTGCCGCCGACCCCCAGGTCCGAGGAGACGGTGACGACGCCGCCCTCACCGCGGGAGACCATCCGGGGGACGACGGCGGCGCAGGCGTTGGCGGTGCCGGAGAGGTTGACCGCCATCATCCGGTGCCAGCGCGCGTCGTCGATCTCCTCGACCGGGAGGATCTCGTACACGCCGGCCGCGGTGACCAGCGCGCCGACGGGGCCGAGCTCGCGCTCCACCCGGTCGACGGCCGCCTCGACCGCGGCCGCGTCGGTCACGTCCACCTCGACCCCCAGCGCGGTCGCCGGGCTGGGCCGCAGGTCGAACGCGGCGACCCGCCAGCCGGCGGCGGTCAGCGCCCCGGCGACGGCGGCGCCGAGGCCGCTGGCGGCCCCGGTGACGACCGCGACGGCGGGCCGGCTCGGGTCGTCGGCCACGCCACCTCCTGCGTCGGCCCGCGCGGCGGGTGCCCGGGCGACCGCCGGCTGCGCGGTCGCCGCCAGTCTGTCAGCCGCGCACCGCCCGCACCTCCGGCGCAGGGCGACGAGGGGTCGCCGGACGCCCGGTCGGGTAGCCGGACGGCATGGACCTGCTCTCCCTGCCCCGTGCCGTCACGGCGTCCGCACTTGCCCTCGGCACGGCGGTGCGGCGCCCGCGTCTTCCACCCCCGGGGGCACGCGTCCACCGGGACCGTCGTGGTCGGCGGCGGCGGCGGCTGGGGCGCCCGGGTCCTCGACGAGGCAGGCAGCCACCACGTCGTGGTCCGCGTCTCGCGCGGCGCCGGGCTGCCGGAGCCGCTGCCCGACGTCGTCGGGCTCGCCGTCCGGTTCGGGGGGCTGGGCCGGGACGGCGGGCCGCTGGACGTGCTGGTCAACACCGCGGGGGGCCCGCCCGGCCTGCGCCACGTGTTCCTGCCGGCGCCGCTCGGCCGGACGTTCTCCTCCGTGCTGCCCTACCGGACCGGCAGCGGCCGCGTGGTCCTGCTGGGGGCGCGCGGCGAGGGGACGGGCACGAGCTGGGAGCTGCTCGCCGCGTCGCTCACCGGCGGCTGGGCGCGGTGGGGGCGGCTGACCCTGGGCCCGGCGGTGCCCGACGCGCAGGCGGAGACGCTGCGGTTCCTGCCGAC
This region of Geodermatophilus bullaregiensis genomic DNA includes:
- the ssd gene encoding septum site-determining protein Ssd; this translates as MPPRLPSRPSSVPRSRPLVVSTDEDLLDDVLRLLAAAGTEPEVATGGPALRRAVREAPVVLLGADVLASPAVRALPRRPGVVVVAAHPLPAPAWAAAVELGAERVAVLPDDEAWLVSRAADAVRSPVERGRLVVVGGSCGGAGASTLAAALAVTAAEDTEGVLLVDADVWGGGLDLLLGGEDAEGLRWPALTGVRGRVAGDALLAALPEVGGVHVLAASREDPAPLPAEALTAVVDAARACGWPVVVDLPRPGPRGDGLAEAVLAEADLAVLVVPARLRAASAARLLVSGPPAGPAPWSAAHLIARPVPGGLSGQEVATVVGRPVAAELGHDRGALPRGERGEPPSVAPRSPLGALTRRLLGELDRSRWAA
- a CDS encoding TadA family conjugal transfer-associated ATPase, with product MSALPLVERVRARLALEPGPPSRAAVAALVREEAGLLGDADVLDAVRDAVHELAGAGPLEPLLREPAVTDVLVNGPAEVWVDRGAGLERAGVRFPDEDAVRRLAVRLAASAGRRLDDAAPWVDAGLPDGTRLHAVLPPVSGAGTCLSLRVLRRCSLGLAELAAHGTLPGASEGLLRAVLHARLAFLVTGGTGSGKTTLLSALLGEVPDGERIVLCEDAAELTPAHPHVVRLLTRPPNVEGVGRVTLRDLVRQALRMRPDRLVVGEVRGAEVTDLLAALNTGHDGGCGTLHANRPGEVPARLEALGVAAGLDRRAVHSQAAAALAVVVHLRRTPAGRRVDEIGVVRRDGDLVTVEPGWRADGGPCPGEPRLAALLDGTAA
- a CDS encoding type II secretion system F family protein; protein product: MTGALVLVAAAVLLWPGRSVHRRRRLRRLTRAGSARTRWAATVPPPAWPGLAAALAGAGGALLSTPLVAVLAGVLAAGAVRAAVRQRGQRRDDERLDALADALAALGAELRSGRPLEAATGSAVAVCADAESGAALARALRAPGAGPLEARSDLDRALDRVAAAVLLSARTGCSLAAVTGAVEDDLRARRRQRLELCSATAGPRASAALLAGLPLLALAMGSGIGAAPWAVLTTTAAGQVLLVLGVALEAAGLAWSARLVRRALR
- a CDS encoding type II secretion system F family protein, yielding MTTALAALLLAAALCAWPPSTARLAARVRAVARSPGPSPVASPPVAGTPPGGSRRLLLPVAAGLATALLLGGAAGAVSGLVAAVVADRLLQRASGRDDGGEQVTAELPVACDLLAVCLGAGLPVGSALAAVAPALPGPLGEALATVAGRLRLGAAPHVAWSATPAELAGLSRVLVRAGESGAAAVPALHTLAGEARTAARSRTEAGVRRAGVWVLAPLGLCFLPAFVCLGIAPLVIGIAGQVFG
- a CDS encoding DUF4244 domain-containing protein; this translates as MTAHQPPAPQAAARQPDPEQPDPEQPDPEQPDPDGAASSATPPRRGRLAGRWDRVAATAEAGMSTAEYAVGTVAACAFAAVLYRVVTGGSIVSALGDLVESALGVLS
- a CDS encoding TadE family type IV pilus minor pilin; its protein translation is MVTAETAVVLPVLLLVLAAVVAAVVVVGAQLRCVDAAREGARAAARGEDLAVVRAVTASAAPDGALTTVSVEGAEVRVTVSAEVAPLGAVHLGVGVAATAVARLEPGVATGGAG
- a CDS encoding Rv3654c family TadE-like protein codes for the protein MTAGGRERGSATVWAVALAGVLAAVGLAAVLVGAAVVARHRAGSAADLAALAAASRAVVGDPAACATAGEVAQANGAALTTCAVGDGAVVDVTVEVGVRLGPLGTRRATGTARAGPVQP
- a CDS encoding YybH family protein, with the translated sequence MSERTDVAGEVREAAAALVAAFGRNDLEEYLACFREDATFLFHGTDRLLTSREEYRSEWDSWVREDDFRVLGCRTSGTRVQVLGDTAVLTHAVRTTVATRAGREELWERETIVFCRDPSGRWLAVHEHLSPAPGAAG
- a CDS encoding purine-cytosine permease family protein, producing MSGAEVAEQRRPRVTEVEQHGIDTIPDAERTSGPFDLFRIQFGGANTFATVILGTFPVLLGLDLVQAVAATVVGVVVGALILMPMGLFGPRTGTNNAVSSGAHFGVRGRVLGSFLSLLTAISFYSISVWVSGDALVGAATRLFGTGDSDLLRGVIYAVLGALVIVVVIYGYQLMLLVNKVVVLANTSLMLLGLVAYATLFDFGYDPGPEAYALGGFWPTFVLSALIVMGNPVSFGAFLGDWSRYVPAGTRPSRLMGATFLGQLATLVPFLFGVGTATLVAGEADYVFALIQVSPLWYAVLLMVVAFLGGMSTGVTSLYGTGLDFSSVFPRLNRVQASLVIGALAFAFILVGRLVFDLLASVNAFIGAIVICTTPWMIIMMIGYWVRRGYYSPEDVQVFNQGRVGGRYWFSSGVNWRGMAAWVPAAVVGLLFANYPPLIVGPFTDAAGGVDISLPMSLGLAAVVYLALLFAFPEPRYVFGPAGPRLVPAKEAEVVPVTDDPRASVHRAGRRPQPVAGQPVAGHPVAGHPVAGHPVAGEPVDR
- a CDS encoding cyclase family protein, with product MTGPAPSVREVVDLSHPLDDDTPVYPGDPVARFSPAATVAADGYNVLHVRMGSQTGTHVDAPYHFLEDGARVDELPLEHFLGPAVVADVRGKPPHGRIEWADLAPCASLLGPGRILLLRTGWDEHWGTDAYFDHPYLTGDAAARVVAAGVRTVGLDALSLDETVVGGAPADGFAAHLEVLGAGGVIVENLRGLGAVPAEDAVVSVLPLRLAGADGAPVRAVAFRLGR
- a CDS encoding SDR family oxidoreductase, with the protein product MAARTALVRCDDAAVAEAVVARLTADGLRVTAVGPAADPDGAVAGAAGDGVLHALVCAVGRPSPGPFPGADPARWYAGVTACLTPAFRLARAAAPALRRSGAGRLVFLGSGWTTVDRPQATADAAVQGALVALTKTLARDLGPDAVTVNEVVADPAAPPSPAVVAAAVSYLCGDAAGSVVGQLLTLGRGGPLRP
- a CDS encoding SDR family NAD(P)-dependent oxidoreductase; translated protein: MADDPSRPAVAVVTGAASGLGAAVAGALTAAGWRVAAFDLRPSPATALGVEVDVTDAAAVEAAVDRVERELGPVGALVTAAGVYEILPVEEIDDARWHRMMAVNLSGTANACAAVVPRMVSRGEGGVVTVSSDLGVGGSQGDAHYAASKGAIVGFTRALATEVGGTGVAVNTVAPGAADTPMLEDTSPWRSADFLGTLPVQRLVRPDEIAAAALFLLEAGTALCGQVLSPNAGATI